In the Wyeomyia smithii strain HCP4-BCI-WySm-NY-G18 chromosome 2, ASM2978416v1, whole genome shotgun sequence genome, one interval contains:
- the LOC129720830 gene encoding U-scoloptoxin(05)-Sm1a yields MHRILIATILYVTFIKTAVAIECYVCNGTDSASPFQCSEWFERFDKPDLKPQDCSNVYGAKYCIKHIGRFEALGILCYQCSSAHSMYCSDMLVADEASPFKPEPCDHVFEAEYCVKSTAMHGGIGAKRYCSSRDLGNYCNYVRNPGDKIEYRSCIFTCDTDGCNSAHRLSLSKHTAILGAIVLLVSPLWFVRQ; encoded by the exons ATGCACCGAATATTGATTGCAACCATCCTATATGTAACATTTATTAAAACTG CTGTCGCTATCGAGTGCTACGTGTGCAATGGAACCGATTCAGCCAGCCCCTTCCAGTGCAGCGAGTGGTTCGAACGTTTCGACAAACCGGACCTAAAGCCGCAGGATTGCTCCAACGTGTACGGAGCCAAGTATTGCATTAAGCACATTGGTCGCTTTGAAG CGCTTGGAATCCTGTGTTATCAATGCTCATCGGCACATTCGATGTACTGTTCCGATATGCTGGTGGCGGACGAGGCATCTCCGTTCAAGCCGGAACCGTGCGATCATGTGTTCGAGGCGGAGTACTGCGTCAAATCGACGGCGATGCATG GTGGCATTGGAGCCAAAAGATACTGTTCCTCGCGTGATTTGGGCAACTACTGTAACTACGTGCGCAACCCCGGTGATAAGATTGAATATCGATCCTGCATTTTCACATGTGACACGGATGGCTGTAATAGCGCACATCGGTTATCCTTATCTAAACATACCGCCATATTAGGTGCGATTGTACTTCTAGTATCCCCATTGTGGTTCGTACGGCAATAG